A stretch of Porites lutea chromosome 5, jaPorLute2.1, whole genome shotgun sequence DNA encodes these proteins:
- the LOC140938711 gene encoding uncharacterized protein isoform X2 → MTDSEDELPPEREVKDFTFKQMRKIRMFEAPESLPTPRCSLLAVSSKFGLTFVGCPTGVKVIKTETIETINESVEGSMQNVVQHCKSSFIEIGHSVRFVGLSGDHLTLSVCYENGNNKVMALFDVPTLWSTNNSDAKFGETMLSSDAGVSIVNLVWNPVVVGLFAVCLSSGSVSIMELNDSEVKTRATLPEDLKASAICWSPKGKQLVVGHKDGKLTQYSQTLEVKKGIPCPELFTDDPHLVADVLWIASKLFAVVYSSFEEGDTPKFQLISTENEPLSITNFDDIYYVMSEEREPVFYMKNLTDWNMVVSATSNGLEAAVVGKYGGEGPWEKWSFEEDSRPVMPLTNDNDDTFPMGLEIDFSSIKQITKGEAKLPPAPILMILSTDGVLCPFYILNQTPNANHSIVHAPERMVPGGKRKSVVSKMSDMSQETVGEAPKQKGSLKLGSVSLGACNQTIPESLSQGSTGSPLLAGSLSLGNSKQPSAGTLSSATPASVGPSTFSFAGPKPIVSTVASAAFTAASSSAFAVTGQKPSGLMMAFKLPPSQQLPSEGSAKPSAALPQLIKPTPTSQVQSSFPGSSFQLPGSLSIAGTTRPVLAQGVSLGGDKPKVMSSAPSQVASQGMIAQPKPTPAQLAATVAKPLPVLTQSVASVTNPPTVSNSSTMIRKPTPAVQTVIEPVAAKPEPQREKSSLPGFRLPGQSSVMVASKQEATKKTASVSKDNVVEASVSENIREVISQFNEEMAKLSDSVKSMQSKCALAKDNEELDALRKETGLIGRTLVAITDTTKEQQKDIDEEKKKILEAFEMLEDARIRQERKNDPRYVQLLKSRALDPVNTSKMRDIRNLQLYLDKTLREVNMILDEQWNKENERQRSMQRPALDEIYQTLRINYKIAQDQGAKLEKITKEMKNRKILSTSWQRSSVNTFITRGDAASMSTPFAVPKEELKSPSQRTPVPISPEKQAQLRSMFQKRRSTPVRRSTLVPSPAAKSPTVRPIKPQVPCYSSTPAAKPDSTEERTKETISLIPPVKEQENESESNVGDVGSRWKEETQSVKDEQQEDEQEEEQELKQLNEVSNMSSIGPSTTLSGFSLPGRSSPRSTATDESEGTKTTDQSVRNDVGVGLQVRPASQPAAVSGAFSSFNPPGLQSTLTTTQAEPSKTSGGFFLPPGNVASITSNNENAPSVQGNRTEIPPSIAAGMAAMSRASATQDVVQQSNSKLDPSASIEPVTLVAYKPQTQGGEQATDLDKENNAAKAIANAALMAATAEAKKPSTKPQCSTEFVFKSTEGGKPGPPVVTFKPPNTLSQASQGGFTVAPNVTVFKPAFGPIASSSSTQSTSGGLQGSFTAAQTAIPPGQATISTVPFSFSTPANGLFAFAPSSASPNLSSTSGNTKTSASSVSTAASASVAGITPSARVSRNLFASGDSTSQTARTSQQQDQSKEATATATTASSSIVSAAGVTTLATTTTTFSFSAPVASKGGFFKTLGPPGNSGSAFGPSNLGSGSTSILNSLMRSSNADTSGSLFAAVTTTGSAPSSIAPLVQLKPTSTEKKDESAKITSAPSSITASPAGMFQQALSESNKVAPITTVNTVNTLPLTTSILGASATTTASAPGSLFGIPSKTGVIAPSTTSSSSNLFGLSAGSQSSAFSSTTIASPFFTNINPASTKPSASTEGYSSTTEGSSTSVSGGMFGKATSTTSAFGAVSTVGNVGFGSLGTATTTSAGGGLFGTSSATAFAPTSIFGTSSSASTFNISQPFTSPVNTKGNSFGATPAFGSASTTAGTISTFGASLATSKSTFGQSSFAPTTSAGFGQATSKPAENALGFGFSGFGLGGQGSSQTNKTNPFGVSQVFSSPAASQPSLFGGKSAADVFKASETPKPAFGSVPFSQSGFGSQPSGGFSGGSFSSQGGGVLASGFGFGGGASSTGVSAAGGGFGSPQSFASPSSAGGSLFGGAPSFGSSPAFGGAPTFGGSPQAPSFGATPSQGSSGSPTFGALASQPNVPTFGSLAGQSSPSQGFGTTQPSLQQQSPFSSFGGASQNPSGVSFSQWR, encoded by the exons ATGACGGACAGTGAAGATGAACTTCCCCCAGAGAGGGAGGTTAAG GATTTTACATTTAAACAAATGAGAAAAATCCGAATGTTCGAGGCACCTGAAAGTTTGCCCACTCCTCGCTGCAGTTTACTTGCTGTGTCATCAAAGTTTGGCCTGACATTCGTGGGTTGCCCAACAG gAGTAAAGGTGATTAAAACAGAAACCATTGAGACGATAAATGAGTCTGTAGAAGGCAGTATGCAGAATGTTG TTCAGCACTGTAAATCATCCTTCATAGAGATTGGTCATTCTGTTCGATTTGTTGGTCTTAGTGGTGATCATTTGACATTGTCTGTGTGTTATGAGAATGGTAATAATAAAGTGATGGCTCTTTTTGATGTACCCACCCTTTGGAGTACT AACAATTCAGATGCAAAGTTTGGTGAAACTATGCTTAGCAGTGATGCAG GAGTTAGCATTGTAAACCTTGTGTGGAATCCTGTAGTTGTTGGTCTTTTTGCTGTTTGTCTCAGTTCCGGATCTGTTTCGATCATGGAGTTGAACGACTCAGAAGTAAAAACACGAGCAACTCTGCCTGAAGACCTGAAAGCTAGTGCAA TTTGTTGGAGCCCTAAAGGAAAGCAGTTGGTAGTCGGTCATAAGGATGGTAAACTAACACAGTATTCACAG ACCCTTGAGGTAAAAAAGGGAATACCCTGTCCAGAACTGTTTACTGATGACCCTCACCTAG TGGCAGATGTTTTATGGATTGCATCAAAACTGTTTGCTGTTGTATACTCTAGTTTTGAGGAAGGGGATACCCCAAAGTTTCAGCTTATTTCCACA gaAAATGAACCATTGTCAATCACTAACTTTGATGATATCTATTATGTGATGAGTGAGGAGCGAGAGCCAGTGTTTTACATGAAGAATCTCACTGACTG gaaCATGGTGGTGTCAGCTACTTCCAATGGGCTTGAAGCTGCTGTTGTTGGAAAATATGGAGGAGAG GGTCCCTGGGAAAAGTGGAGTTTTGAAGAAGACAGCCGACCTGTTATGCCATTAacaaatgataatgatgatacaTTTCCCATGGGATTAGAAATTGATTTCAGTTCAATAAAACAGATAACTAAGGGAGAAGCAAAGCTTCCTCCAGCGCCCATACTGATGATCCTATCCACTGATGGAGTTTTGTGTccattttacattttaaaccAAACTCCTAATGCAAATCACTCCATAGTGCATGCTCCTGAACGAATGGTACCTGGAGGAAAAAGAAAGTCTGTTGTCTCAAAGATGAGTGATATGTCTCAAGAAACTGTGG GTGAGGCCCCGAAACAAAAAGGATCATTGAAGCTTGGTTCTGTTTCACTGGGGGCTTGTAATCAAACCATCCCTGAATCTCTAAGTCAAGGATCGACAGGAAGCCCCCTGCTGGCTGGTTCATTATCTCTTGGTAACTCCAAGCAGCCATCCGCAGGCACTCTGTCCTCAGCGACTCCTGCAAGTGTTGGACCTAGCACTTTCTCATTTGCAGGCCCTAAACCAATTGTATCTACTGTGGCTTCAGCTGCTTTTACAGCAGCATCCTCAAGTGCTTTTGCAGTAACAGGCCAGAAACCATCAGGACTCATGATGGCATTTAAACTTCCACCATCACAACAATTACCAAGTGAAGGATCAGCAAAACCATCAGCAGCTCTACCTCAACTAATAAAACCTACACCCACCAGTCAAGTGCAGTCAAGCTTTCCAGGATCTTCATTTCAGTTACCAGGTTCTCTGTCTATTGCTGGTACTACTAGACCAGTTTTAGCCCAG GGTGTTAGTCTTGGTGGTGATAAACCCAAAGTAATGTCTTCTGCTCCATCACAAGTGGCAAGTCAGGGAATGATAGCTCAGCCCAAACCAACCCCTGCACAGTTAGCAGCTACTGTCGCAAAGCCATTGCCAGTACTTACTCAGTCAGTAGCTTCTGTCACTAATCCACCCACTGTCAGTAATTCATCCACCATGATCCGCAAACCAACACCTGCAGTGCAAACTGTCATCGAACCAGTAGCAGCGAAACCAGAGCCACAAAGAGAAAAGTCAAGTTTACCAGGATTTAGATTGCCAGGCCAGTCATCTGTTATGGTAGCCAGTAAGCAGGAAGCCACTAAAAAA ACTGCATCTGTTTCAAAAGACAATGTTGTCGAGGCTTCAGTGTCAGAGAATATCAGAGAAGTG ATCAGTCAATTCAATGAAGAGATGGCCAAGTTAAGTGACAGTGTGAAGTCTATGCAGAGCAAGTGTGCCTTGGCAAAAGATAATGAAGAACTAGACGCTTTAAGGAAGGAAACTGGTCTGATTGGTCGCACATTAGTAGCCATTACCGATACCACCAAG GAGCAACAGAAAGATATTGAtgaggaaaaaaagaagatcCTTGAAGCTTTTGAAATGCTGGAAGATGCCAG AATAAGGCAAGAAAGGAAGAACGATCCTAGATATGTTCAGTTGCTCAAG tCTAGAGCACTGGATCCAGTGAACACAAGCAAGATGAGAGACATCAGAAATCTCCAACTCTACCTTGATAAGACTCTCAG aGAAGTGAACATGATTCTTGATGAACAGtggaacaaagaaaatgaacgTCAGAG GTCTATGCAACGTCCAGCTTTGGATGAAATTTATCAGACTTTGAGGATCAACTACAAAATTGCGCAGGATCAA GGAGCCAAGTTGGAAAAAATTACAAAGGAGATGAAGAACAGGAAAATATTGTCAACGTCCTGGCAAAGAAGTTCAGTTAACACATTTATAACAAG AGGTGATGCGGCATCGATGAGTACTCCTTTTGCTGTACCAAAAGAGGAATTAAAATCGCCATCACAGAGGACTCCAG tTCCAATTTCCCCTGAAAAGCAAGCTCAATTAAGGAGCATGTTTCAGAAAAGACGGAGTACCCCAGTGAGGAGGAGTACGCTTG TCCCCAGCCCTGCTGCTAAGAGTCCCACAGTGCGACCAATTAAACCTCAAGTGCCATGTTACTCTTCCACACCAGCTGCTAAACCTGATTCCACTGAAGAAAGAACCAAAGAAACCATCAGCTTGATACCTCCTGTaaaagaacaagagaacgaaTCCGAATCTAATGTAGGTGATGTTGGAAGTCGATGGAAGGAAGAAACGCAGTCTGTTAAAGATGAACAACAGGAGGATGAGCAGGAAGAAGAGCAGGAGCTTAAGCAGTTGAATGAAGTGAGTAACATGTCTTCCATCGGGCCGTCTACCACTTTGAGCGGATTCAGTTTGCCTGGTAGATCCTCGCCTCGATCAACTGCAACAGATGAAAGTGAAGGAACAAAGACAACAGATCAGTCTGTGCGAAATGATGTTGGTGTTGGTTTACAAGTCAGACCCGCCTCACAACCGGCTGCTGTATCTGGAGCGTTTTCTTCATTTAACCCTCCTGGACTACAATCAACACTAACCACGACACAAGCTGAACCATCCAAAACTTCTGGCGGCTTTTTCCTCCCCCCCGGCAAT GTGGCGTCTATTACATCCAACAATGAGAACGCACCGAGTGTGCAGGGGAACCGCACAGAAATTCCTCCCAGCATCGCTGCAGGAATGGCTGCTATGAGCAGGGCCAGTGCAACACAAGATGTAGTTCAACAAAGCAACAGTAAACTTGACCCCTCGGCAAGCATTGAGCCAGTCACACTAGTGGCGTACAAGCCACAAACACAAGGAGGTGAGCAAGCGACGGACTTGGATAAAGAAAACAATGCAGCTAAGGCAATTGCCAATGCTGCATTAATGGCAGCCACAGCAGAAGCTAAAAAGCCTTCAACAAAGCCACAATGTAGTactgaatttgttttcaaaTCTACAGAGGGAGGTAAGCCTGGACCTCCTGTTGTGACTTTCAAACCACCAAACACTTTATCACAAGCATCACAGGGTGGCTTTACCGTGGCACCTAATGTCACAGTCTTCAAGCCTGCGTTTGGTCCTATTGCATCAAGTTCCTCAACCCAAAGTACAAGTGGTGGGTTGCAGGGGTCTTTCACGGCCGCTCAAACTGCTATCCCACCTGGCCAGGCAACAATCTCTACTGTCCCATTTAGCTTTTCAACTCCAGCAAACGGTTTGTTCGCTTTCGCACCCTCATCTGCATCTCCTAACCTCAGCAGTACAAGCGGTAATACCAAGACATCCGCTTCTTCTGTCAGCACTGCTGCCTCTGCGTCAGTTGCAGGTATCACACCAAGTGCTAGAGTCAGCAGAAATTTATTTGCGTCAGGTGATTCGACTTCACAAACAGCACGAACAAGTCAGCAGCAAGATCAAAGTAAGGAG gcCACTGCGACAGCAACAACTGCAAGCTCTTCTATTGTCTCTGCAGCTGGTGTCACAACattagcaacaacaacaacaacattttcatTCTCTGCTCCAGTCGCAAGTAAAGGAGGGTTCTTCAAGACTCTTGGCCCACCAGGCAACAGTGGCAGTGCATTTGGCCCCAGTAACTTAGGGAGCGGTTCCACAAGCATTTTGAATTCGTTGATGCGTTCCTCCAATGCAGATACGTCAGGTAGTTTGTTCGCAGCTGTAACTACTACGGGTTCAGCGCCTTCAAGTATCGCACCTCTAGTACAGTTAAAACCAACCTCAACAGAAAAGAAAGATGAAAGTGCCAAAATCACAAGTGCACCATCTAGTATTACAGCTAGTCCAGCAGGGATGTTTCAACAAGCACTGTCTGAGAGCAATAAAGTTGCTCCTATTACTACCGTAAACACCGTCAACACTTTACCTTTGACTACAAGTATTTTGGGTGCTTCAGCCACGACAACTGCCTCTGCTCCTGGAAGCCTATTTGGAATTCCATCCAAAACTGGTGTTATAGCACCTTCTACCACTTCATCATCGAGCAATTTGTTTGGTTTATCAGCCGGGTCACAGTCTTCTGCCTTCTCTTCCACTACCATCGCCAGTCCCTTCTTCACGAACATTAATCCAGCCTCTACAAAGCCCTCAGCATCGACTGAAGGTTATTCATCTACAACCGAAGGCTCATCAACCTCAGTTTCCGGTGGAATGTTTGGCAAAGCCACAAGCACCACAAGCGCGTTTGGAGCAGTTTCAACTGTAGGAAATGTTGGATTTGGCTCTCTAGGTACTGCCACTACCACATCAGCTGGAGGTGGCCTGTTTGGGACTTCATCAGCGACTGCCTTTGCCCCAACGTCTATTTTTGGGACGTCAAGTAGCGCTAGCACCTTTAACATCTCTCAGCCGTTCACCTCACCTGTAAACACCAAAGGCAACAGTTTTGGTGCTACACCAGCCTTTGGATCAGCAAGCACAACAGCTGGTACGATATCAACATTTGGAGCGTCTTTGGCCACTTCAAAGTCTACTTTTGGTCAGTCTTCATTTGCTCCTACTACCAGCGCTGGTTTTGGGCAAGCGACATCAAAGCCAGCCGAAAATG ccCTTGGTTTTGGGTTTAGTGGCTTTGGGTTAGGAGGGCAAGGCAGCTCACAGACCAACAAGACCAACCCGTTTGGAGTGTCTCAAGTATTTTCATCCCCAGCGGCTTCTC AGCCTTCGTTATTTGGAGGAAAATCTGCAGCTGATGTATTCAAG GCGAGTGAAACACCCAAGCCAGCATTTGGAAGTGTCCCTTTTTCTCAATCAGGATTTGGATCCCAGCCCTCTGGTGGTTTTTCTGGAGGCTCATTCAGTTCTCAGGGGGGTGGTGTGCTGGCTTCAGGTTTCGGTTTCGGCGGCGGAGCCTCATCTACGG GTGTCAGTGCTGCTGGTGGTGGCTTTGGATCGCCTCAATCTTTTGCTTCACCCTCATCAGCTGGTGGTTCTCTGTTTGGTGGTGCACCATCATTCGGTTCCAGTCCTGCATTTGGAGGTGCACCAACATTTGGTGGCTCTCCTCAGGCCCCAAGCTTTGGTGCCACTCCATCTCAAGG GTCTTCAGGTAGCCCGACATTTGGCGCCTTGGCATCTCAACCCAACGTTCCAACGTTTGGATCCTTAGCAGGACAATCTTCACCGTCGCAAGGATTTGGTACCACTCAGCCATCGCTGCAGCAGCAATCTCCTTTTAGTTCGTTTGGTGGTGCATCGCa aaatCCCAGCGGCGTTTCTTTTTCGCAGTGGCGGTAG